In 'Nostoc azollae' 0708, the following are encoded in one genomic region:
- a CDS encoding peroxiredoxin, giving the protein MPLAVGTVAPAFTTTDTNGNTVSLSDFVGKTVVLYFYPKDDTPGCTKQACSFRDAQEQYINKDIIVLGVSADDEASHQAFTQKYNLNFPLLADTDKSIIAAYDVDGGGYAKRVSYVIDPSGKIIHADDSVNTATHADDILAALGL; this is encoded by the coding sequence ATGCCTCTAGCAGTTGGTACAGTTGCACCTGCATTTACCACGACAGACACAAACGGCAATACGGTATCATTATCTGATTTTGTGGGTAAAACCGTAGTTTTGTACTTTTATCCCAAAGATGATACACCAGGCTGCACCAAACAAGCTTGCAGCTTCCGTGATGCACAGGAACAATATATCAATAAAGATATTATTGTACTGGGTGTGAGTGCAGATGATGAAGCTTCTCACCAAGCATTTACCCAAAAATATAACTTGAATTTCCCCCTACTAGCTGACACCGATAAAAGCATTATTGCTGCTTACGATGTTGACGGTGGTGGTTATGCCAAGCGTGTTTCTTATGTAATTGACCCCAGTGGTAAAATTATTCATGCAGATGATAGTGTCAACACAGCTACCCATGCTGATGATATTTTAGCTGCACTTGGTTTGTAA
- a CDS encoding ABC transporter permease: MKTDMNWQQLALPIVVTETTPNFLGEIIQETLALTRRLFIQLQRRPSSLVAGIIQPVMWLVLFGALFQNAPKGLFGTTTNYSQFLAAGVIVFTAFAGALNAGLPVMFDREFGFLNRLLVAPLASRFSIVFASTIFIISQSLLQAAIIVGAAAFLGAGLPNAVGLSAIALIVFLLALGVTAISLGLAFALPGHIELIAVIFVTNLPLLFASTALAPLSFMPSWLQVIATLNPLSYAIEPIRYLYLHSNWGLNDVVMQAFWGDVSFGGALLVLLGFAMVALISIQPQLRRTLA, encoded by the coding sequence ATGAAGACAGATATGAATTGGCAGCAACTTGCCTTACCTATCGTAGTTACAGAAACTACACCTAATTTTTTGGGAGAAATTATCCAAGAAACCCTGGCTTTAACTCGTCGTCTGTTTATTCAACTCCAACGTCGTCCTTCTAGTCTGGTAGCAGGAATTATTCAACCTGTGATGTGGTTAGTCTTATTTGGTGCTTTGTTCCAAAATGCACCCAAGGGTTTATTTGGTACTACGACAAATTACAGCCAATTTCTAGCCGCAGGTGTAATTGTATTTACCGCCTTTGCTGGGGCTTTGAATGCAGGTTTACCGGTGATGTTTGATCGGGAATTTGGCTTTTTAAATCGGTTGCTGGTTGCACCGTTAGCTTCGCGCTTCTCAATTGTTTTTGCTTCTACCATTTTTATCATTAGCCAAAGTTTACTGCAAGCGGCGATAATTGTGGGTGCAGCAGCGTTTTTAGGTGCGGGTTTACCCAATGCAGTCGGATTAAGTGCGATCGCATTAATAGTCTTCCTGCTGGCTTTAGGTGTAACAGCGATTTCCTTGGGTTTAGCTTTTGCTTTACCAGGACACATTGAATTAATTGCGGTTATTTTCGTTACCAACCTACCTTTGTTATTTGCTAGCACAGCTTTAGCACCATTATCCTTTATGCCTAGTTGGTTGCAGGTTATCGCCACTCTCAATCCTCTTAGCTATGCCATTGAACCCATTCGCTATTTGTATCTACACAGCAATTGGGGATTAAATGATGTCGTGATGCAAGCTTTTTGGGGTGATGTTAGCTTTGGAGGAGCATTGTTAGTCTTACTAGGATTTGCTATGGTGGCTTTAATTAGCATACAGCCCCAATTACGTCGGACTCTTGCTTAA